The nucleotide window GTTTGTAAAGGCGCGAACTGGACGCCCAGATAGCCTCCCGATTGTGGCGTGTCCGGAATCGCGACAAACGCTGGCAGCTCGGGATCACCCGGTCGCTCTTTGCTGACCACGGCGCCGTAACCAGGATAACTTAGCGATTGGATCGGTCGATTGCCGGTGTTCATGTACAGCGTGCCCAGCGCATGGGCGGCGAGCGAGTGACTTACTCCGCGCAGAATAGCAAACAGGTCGGTGCAGTGGGCCAGCTTGGGCAGATGCTCGCAGAACTGAATGCCAGGCACATTGGTTGGAATTGGACTGAATTCGCCTCGATACTCGCTCGGAGCCTGTGGTTTCATATCAAACGTATCAAGATGTGATGGCCCCCCCGCTAAATTGATAAAGATCGCACTTTTAGCCTGCGTGGATTCCAGCTCGCCCGAGCGCGCTAACCGGAGATAGCCTGCCAACGAAATGCCCATGCTCCCCAATACGCCGGCCTTAATGAAATCACGGCGCCGAATGCCACTACACAGGTAATGCAACTTCATGGAAGGAGACCTATCATTATGAGTTGATGAAGAAACGCGTTGTGGTGCGCGAGGAATAGTTCGTGGCTTGCATGATTGTTTCAGCAATCCGATCTTTTTGAACTTAGTGGTTGGTAATGAATTCCTTAGTGTTTACGAGGGCCCATAATAAGTCGCGCAATCCGTCTCGTTCAGGGGTGGCGTCTTGCAACGAATGTTCAGCGATAGACAATTCATCTCCACTGGGCGGCCGGCTCAAGGTGCGCAAATACGCCTCCCGAACAATGTCCTCGACGTTTGCAAGTGGCGTGACTGAAGTCAGCGAGTTCAAAGCTATTTCCTTGGATTGTCTGCCAGGGAGCGTGATATTCTGCGGGGCCGAATTCTGTGCACTTGTCAATTCTCGTAGCCAACTTCGCTCGCGCTCAATTAATTGCAGCGAATCATTGTCGTTGCGCAGATAGAGCGTCTGCAATAGGCTTGGCGCATTGGAGCGCTCACAATCACAATTCATCGTTCGACTCGGTTTCCCAAATACTGTCAGCGCATATCTTCCGTTGTCGGACCGACCTCTTTTCAGCACGTCTGCGGCGCCAGCTGGGGGACCAATCGACCGTCCCTCGAGTCTCACGGCCATGGTCGCGTTGTCCAGGCGGTTGGCCGTAGCTTGCAGCAATGCATCGTACAGTACTTCCGCCGGAAGACGTCGGGGCAGCGCATGGCTAAAATGGCGTTGATCGAGACGGTTCGTGTCATTTGGTTTCCAACTGAGTTGATAAGTGCGGCTGCAAACGATTTCGTGGTGGAGCCATTTCATGTCATATCCATGATCGATGAACGCCCGGGTGAGATAATCCAGTAACTCGGGATTGCTCGGCGGATTGGCCAAATTGAGGTCGTCGGGCGGATCGACGATGCCAACGCCAAAATAGTTGGCCCAAACACGGTTCACAAATACCCGGGCAAAATAACGGTCTGCATCGCGCTGCAGCCATTCAAACACGGCGCGTCGTGGATCGTCGTATTGCGAAAGATCGACCGTTTCACCCCCCAGTAACTTGGCATCCTTGGTGGTGCTCACTTGACCGGCGAGTTGCACTTTTCGTTTGCTGTTTGCTTTCTGCGTCGCGTCTGTGGTAGCGACGAATAATTCTTGCTGTGGAATAACTTTGCCATCCTGGAAGGCCTGCACGAGTTTCTCGTGATTTTCCCGCTTGTTCGCCTTCGGGTCCAGATCGGCCTCTTTTAGAAGTCGGTCATAGTCTTGTTTGGCATCGGGCGCCACGCCATAGGCAACCCGGTTGAATAATTTGGCAAATTGTGCAAAGTCCTGTTGGGTCCATTGGTCGAAGGGGTGTTTGTGACATTGAGCACATTGCAGCTGAATTCCCATAAACGTGTAACAAAAACCCAATGCCATTTCTTCGGGCTTGCGAAAGTTGCTGCGGACCCAATACCAAGGCATCGTTTGGTGCTGTGCGAAAGCAGTCGGATTCCCATGCGATTGAGCAACCAATTCCCGGCAATAATCCTCATAGGTCTGGCCTGGATCGCGACTGGCCGCCAGCACGAGTCCGGCAACGAGCTTGTCATAGGGTTGGTTGTCCTGCACGCGTTGATAAATCCAGTAATACCACTGGGCTGCCGCGACGTCCGAATCAGCATCGGTGTACTGCACGGCCTGCTTCAGATATTGTGGATTGTCACCCGTCAGATCGCACAACTTGGTGGTCCACCAGGCAGCATAGGTCGGTCGATCTAACAATTCGTCCACCTTCCGCAGACGCTTATCCTGTGACGCATCAGCGATGAATGCTT belongs to Pirellulales bacterium and includes:
- a CDS encoding DUF1549 domain-containing protein; the encoded protein is AIDLPPASDRFATDKGTEVPDFRREVVPLLGRLGCNTRACHGSFQGRGGFRLSLFGYDLDADHQALLAGNPPRANRDDPEASLMLRKPTLLEDHEGGQRMSVGSWEYNLLRKWIAGGAQATLPESAELERITVTPSAYRFHQCGDTFQLRAVAHWSDGSSEDVTCLCRFRSNDDSIASVDANGLVTALRAGDTDIVTFYDKGIVPVQAYLPVSELVDAKFPPVPTPTKIDELVVAKLRSLGIVPSELCKDTEFLRRASLDITGTLPSAGEVKAFIADASQDKRLRKVDELLDRPTYAAWWTTKLCDLTGDNPQYLKQAVQYTDADSDVAAAQWYYWIYQRVQDNQPYDKLVAGLVLAASRDPGQTYEDYCRELVAQSHGNPTAFAQHQTMPWYWVRSNFRKPEEMALGFCYTFMGIQLQCAQCHKHPFDQWTQQDFAQFAKLFNRVAYGVAPDAKQDYDRLLKEADLDPKANKRENHEKLVQAFQDGKVIPQQELFVATTDATQKANSKRKVQLAGQVSTTKDAKLLGGETVDLSQYDDPRRAVFEWLQRDADRYFARVFVNRVWANYFGVGIVDPPDDLNLANPPSNPELLDYLTRAFIDHGYDMKWLHHEIVCSRTYQLSWKPNDTNRLDQRHFSHALPRRLPAEVLYDALLQATANRLDNATMAVRLEGRSIGPPAGAADVLKRGRSDNGRYALTVFGKPSRTMNCDCERSNAPSLLQTLYLRNDNDSLQLIERERSWLRELTSAQNSAPQNITLPGRQSKEIALNSLTSVTPLANVEDIVREAYLRTLSRPPSGDELSIAEHSLQDATPERDGLRDLLWALVNTKEFITNH